The genomic DNA AGTGATCGGGTCAAACGCGCCGTCGCCCTCGGGCACGAGCAGGAAGAAGCCGCCGACCATCAGGCCCCAGAGCAGGGTAAGCCCCAGCCCGATGACCTCACCCGAGCCGAAGCCGCCGCCGGCCTCGTGCGCGCCCTGCGCAGAGCGCAACGGCATGGGGGCAGGGCGCATCGGGGGATGCGTCGTGCTGGTGGATTCCTCGGCGTCGCTCACCCCTGCCAAGCTCCTGTCAGATGTATTTGATGCTCAGAACTTCGTAGCTCTTGTCGCCGCCGGGTGTGCGCACTTCGACGCTATCGCCCTCATCCTTGCCGATCAGCGCCCGCGCGATGGGCGACTTGATGTTGAGCAGCCCGCGCTCGATGTCGGCCTCGTGCTCGCCAACGATCTGCCAGGTCTTCTCTTCGTCGGTGTCTTCATCGGCCACGGTCACGGTGGCGCCGAACTTGATCGAGCCGGAAAGCCGCGCCGGGTCGATCACATCGGAGAGCGAGAGCACGCCCTCGATCTCCTTGATCCGGCCCTCGATGAAGCTCTGCTTTTCCTTGGCGGAATGATACTCGGCATTCTCCGACAGATCGCCATGCTCGCGGGCTTCCGCGATCGCCTTGATGATTGCGGGGCGCTCAACGCTTTTGAGCTGCTTCAATTCGGTATCGAGCGCGGTATGGCCCGCGCGGGTCATCGGTATCTTATCCATTTTCGCGGCGGATCTTTCACTGGGAGAAAGGGCAACACTTCGGCTGTTAACTCAATCGGGGAAGGGAAAGTCAATAGTCCGGAAAGGGTTGCGGGGCTAGGGTGGCGGAAAACGGACGTGGTCCGATAGAGGCAGCAGCAGGCGGGCGGTTCATGCGCAACTTCCTGAGATTCGTGGCATTCTACTTCCTTGCGGGGGTGGCGTTTGTGGTTTTGGTGCGGGACGATCCGGTTGCCCTGATCCTCGACCTCGGCGCATCGCTGCCGACATCGGCCATCTTTTTCGTGCAGAAGGCGTGGTGGCTCATCCTCGCCTTCGTGGCGCTCTTCTTCGTGCTGCCGAAGGGCGAGCTGGTGAGCCGTATTCCGCGTGCCTTTGTGGTGCTGATGGCCTGCAACCTGTTTTTCCTCACCTTCACCATGGTCAAGACCAGCCTGCCCTATGCCCTGCCCTTCTGGGCCGACCCACCGCTGGCCGAGATTGACCGGCTGCTGCACTTTGGCGTTGATCCCTACGTGCTGACCCATGCCGTGGGCAGCTGGATTCCGCCCGGCGCGGCGATGGCGCTTTATATGGGAATCTGGCTGGTGCCGGCGATGTATCTGCCTGTGATCCTTGTTCTCTTTGATGGCGATCGCGCGCGTGTGGGCCGGTTTTTGCTGCTCTATTGCGTGGGCTGGGCGCTGCTCGGATCGGTGCTGGCGCTGGGCGGCATGTCGGCCGGGCCGATCTTTTATGACCGCCTGCTTGGGGGCGAGCGGTTTGCCGGGCTGATCGCGGCGCTGGAGGCCAGTGGCATCAGTGACAGCACGGTGGGTGGGGTGCAGGACTTTCTGTGGAGCGTTTATGAGAGCGGCACGCAGGGCGTGGGCTCGGGTATTTCGGCCTTCCCCAGCGTGCATGTGGGCATGGCCTGTGTTGTCTCGCTTTACCTTTACGAACGCGCCCGCTGGCTCGCCCCGCTGGCTTTGGCGGTGGTTGCGGCCTTCCAGTTTCTGTCGGTGCATCTGGGCTGGCACTATGCGGTGGATGGCTATGTTTCCATTGCGGTGATCGTCGCCACATGGGCCTGGGCGAAGCGTCGACAATCGGCGAAAGCTGCCCCGGAAATGGCGGATTTCAGCCCCGAAACCATCTGATTGCGATGGCACCAAGGGCCCCGAAACGGACGCCCGCACTACGGGTGACTGGGGCTATCGAGGGGTTTTGGGCCATGTTTGGCAATGCGATTGCACATCTGCGCAGGGGGGCGGACCAGCCCTTTCACGCCCATGAAGTTTCATGGTTTCTGCGCTTCGCCCTTCTCTATTTCATCGCTGCCTCGATCCTTGTCGGCAGCCTTGTTGGCCTGAACGCCGTGGCCGTTCCGGCGATGGGCGGGGGGATCAACTTTTTCTTCTTTATCCGCGATGTGCTGCTGGGCGTGTTCCCGGTTCTTATTGTGCTCTTCATCGTTATCGGATGGCAACGGATCAAGCTGCGCGGCGGGGCGCTACTGAAGGTGTTTGCAGCCTGCGTGATCATGCAATCGGGCTTCACCATGATGAAGGGCTCCCTGCCGATGCTGATGCCCTTTTACGCTGACCCGTTCTTTGCCGATCTGGACCTCGCCCTGCACGGGGTGGACCCGTGGGTTTGGGCGCATGGCCTGATCGGGATGGGTGAGGGGCAAAAGCTATTTCTTGCCTACACGACTTTGTGGGGCGTTTGGGCGCTTCTGTTTCCGGTGATCCTCGTGGTGGTCGACAGTGACCGGGCGCGGGTGAAGCGGTTCATGATCCTGTTTCTTTCGGCGTGGGTGCTGCTGGGCAACGTGGTGGCCTTTGGGGGCCTCTCCGTCGGGCCGATCTTTTATGACCGGCTGCTGGGCGGCGAGCGCTTTGCCGGGCTGATTGCCGTGCTGAACGATGGCGGTATTCAGCAGACCACCATCGGAATGACGCAGGACGCGCTGTGGAGGCTGTATTCACAGGGGGCCGAGTCCATCGGCTCGGGTATTTCGGCCTTTCCCAGCGTGCATGTGGCCGTGGCTTCTGTGGCGGCGTTCTATCTTGCCGAACGCAGCCGTTGGCTGGCGCTGCCGGGCTTTGGATACCTCGCGCTTGTGCTGTTTCTATCGGTCTACACCGGCTACCACTACGCGGTGGATGGCTATGCCTCGATACTGGTGATCGGCGCGCTCTGGGCGGCCCTGAAGTGGCATGCCGCCGCCCGCTCTGCCCGCGCCGAAAGCCCGGCCGGAGCGCTCGCCCCGGCCGAGTAACTTCCCACCGAAGGGTTAGAGCAGCGTGCCGCCGGAGGCTTCGATGCGCTGGCCGGTGATCCAGTTGCTCGGGCCTGCCAGCAGGGCCGCGACGGCGGTGCCGATATCTTCGGGCAGGCCGGGGCGGCCCATGGCGGACATCTCGGAGATGCGCGCCTTCATCTCGGGATCATCACGCACCATGCCGCCGCCGAAGTCGGTTTCGATCGCGCCGGGAGCCAGCGTGTTGACGGCGATGCCGCGCGCGCCGAGTTCAAGGGCCATGTAGCGGGTCATCACCTCGACCGCGCCCTTGGCCATGGAATAGGCCGCCATGCCGGGGAAGGAAAAGCGGGTGAGCCCGGAAGAGACGTTGAGCACACGCGCGCCATCGGCGAGCAGGGGCAGCAGCGACTGGGTGAGGAAGTAGGGGCCTTTGACGTGCACCTGCATCATCGCATCGAAATCGGCCTCGGAAGTTTCGCCAATCGGGGTGTGGGCACCGTAGCCCGCGTTGTTCACCAGAATGTCGAGCCGGGTGCCGCCGAGGGTGGCGAGCGTGTTCGGCAGGGCCTCAGCAAAGGCGGCAAAGCTGGCGGTGTCTTCGGTGTTGAGCTGCAGCGCGGCGGCCTCCACCCCGGCGGCGCGGGCTTCGGCCACCACCTCCTCGGCAGCCGTGGTGTTGGAGTGGTAGGTGATGATCGGCGTGACCCCGCTTTGCGCAAGATGGGTGGCCATGGCGCGGCCAAGGCCGCGGCTGCCGCCGGTGATGAGGGCGATGGGGGATTGGGTTTGCATCTTGGTGTTGCCTCCTCTGGGGTTGCGATACTGCGGAATTGGGCCGCTCGCACCGCTTGGGCCTGCCGTATTCTCCGCCGAACCTGCCTGAACCTCCGAAACCCGCCGCCGGGCCCTGTTGAAAGCTGCTGCGCGTGCTGCATCTTTCTGGAGACCTCGCAAGGAGCTCTGCCGATGGATCATCGCGCCCTGATTGCTGCCCTGAATGACCATGCCGACCGGGTTGGGGACGGGAATATGCCGCTGGAGAGCGGGGTGCCGGGGCTGTTGCTGATGCGCTGCGGGCGGGTGACGGAGCTGGAGCCGGTGGTTTATCAGCCGGTCCTGTGTGTGGTGCTGCAGGGGGCAAAGGAAGTGTGGTCGGGGGAGGTGCCCTATATCTTCCGGGCCGGGCAAAGCTCGGTGGTGACCTGCGATTTACCCACGCGGGCACGGGTGCTGGAGGCGCCCTACCTTTCGCTGGCGCTGCAGATTGACGTGGGGATGCTGACCGAGCTGGCCGCCGAGATGAACAAGCCGAGCGACGAAAGGCCGGAGGCGGTGAGCCAAGGCGTGGCGGATGCGGCGCTGATGGACGGGCTGACGCGGCTCTACCGGCTGAAGGACACGCCCGCCGCGATTGACCAGCTTGCCCCGCTGATCCGGCGGGAGCTGCACTTTTGGCTGCTGAACTCGTCGCACGGGCCTGCGCTGGCGGCGCTTGCCCGGCGCGACAGCCATGCCTCCCGCATTGCCCGCGCCACCGCCGAGATCCGCCGCAGCTATGACGCGCCGCTGCGGGTTGCCGCGCTGGCGCGGCTTGCGGGCATGTCGGCCTCGACCTTCCACGACCACTTCAAGGCGATGACCGGCACCACGCCGCTGCAATTTCAAAAACGGCTCCGGTTGGTTGAAGCGCGGCGGCTGATCGAGGCGGATGGCAAGAGCGTGAGCCAGGCCGCCTTTGCGGTGGGCTATGAGAGCCCGACGCAGTTCAGCCGCGAGTTTAGCCGGATGTTTGGCGCGCCGCCCAGCCGGATGCAGCGCGCGGTCGCCCGGGTTTGAGCCGCCGGGCTTGACCCCGGGACTTGACCGAGCGGAAAGGGCCTGCCAGCGTAGATTCCGTTGAAATAAGTCATTGAACCGGAGTCATTCTCATGAAGCGCATTGCCGCTGCCATTGCCCTATCCGCATCCCTTGCCCTGCCCGCTGCCGCCAACCTGCCCACCGGCGGCCTTGGCGGCTTTTCCCTCAGCCCTGACGGCACCACCCTGCTGGCCGGGGGCGACAACCGGGTGATCTATATGATCGACACCGCGACGATGGAGGTGAAAGACCGGATCTGGAGCCCGACCATGCCGGTGTGGATCGACCATTCTGCCGATGGCAGCCTTGTCTACGTGCTCGACAGCGATGACCTGCTCACCGCCTATGCCGCAGCGGACATGAGCAAGAAATGGGAGATCCAGCGGGTGCGCGACATGGCCTTTCGGCCCGAGGCGCAGCGGATCGTGATCTGGAAGGGCGTTTCGGGCGGCAGCGAGATTGCAGTGATCGACGCGGCCACCGGCGGGCAGGTGAAGACGGTGACCACGCCCGAGCCGCTGGCGATCGAGAGCGCCGGGTTGAGCGACGATGGCACCACCCTTCTGGCGATCACCCGGCAACAGAAGACCGAGGATGAGACCAAGGAAAAGCCCGGCGATGATGTGAAGGGGCTGGAAAAGGAGATCTTTCGCAAAAAGCACGATGGCTATGTGTCGTCGCTGCTGAAGATCGACCTTGAGGCCGGCACCACCGAGGCGCTGCCAAGCTGGTACAGCGCTTCGAACTTCGACGATATCCGGGCGGTGGGCGAGCAGGTTTTCTACCTCAAGCCGGGCAGCGACCCGATGGTGCTGGGGGCCGACGGCGAGGTGACGATGCTCGATTTGCAGCGCACCAATGGCGATTATGTCGAGATCAGCCCGGACGGCTCGGAGATGGTGGCGGGCGATGGCGGCAAAGTGAGCTTCATCCCGGTGACGGGCGGCGCGCCGCTGACGCTGGGGGTGGAAGACCTGCCCGGCTGGTTCGAGAAGACCCAGGGCTTTGAGTACCTTCCCGATGGCAAGGTGCTGGCGGTGACGGATGGCTGGCGGATTGTAGTGATCGACCGGGCGGCGGGCACGGCCACGGCCTATCCGGTGTATTGAGGCTGGCCGGATCGGGCGGTGGGCAGATTGCCCACCCTACGGCACGCTTTGGGGCTGGCGGCACCGCCGGCCTTGAAATCGCCGCAGGAAGCCCGTAAGTGCCCTCGGAACGAACCCGAGGAAAGAGCACCCCCATGGCCAGCGCCAATCCGCTTCAGTTCATCCAGCAGGTCCGCACCGAGGTGGGCAAGGTCGTTTGGCCGACCCGCCGCGAAGTGGTGCTGACCACGGTGATGGTGTTCATCATGGCGATGCTCACCGGCGCGTTCTTCTTCCTCGTCGACTGGCTGATCCGCACCGGGCTGACGCAAATTCTGGGCATGTTCGGCTGACGCCTCTGGTGGGTTTTACCCACCGCACGGCGCGTGATGGTGGGCAGATTGCCCACCCTACTTGAAATCACCCGCCCATCGGTTTATCCCGCTTTCAATCCCCGAAAACATGGCGCGCCCGAATCGACGGCGCGCCCGTTTTTTATCGGGGAGCAGGATTTAGGCGCCCCGGTCTGGGGCCACAGCAAGCAGGTTTGACATGGCGAAACGGTGGTATTCGGTGGCGGTGCTCTCCAACTTCGAGAAGAAGGTGGCCGAGCAGATCCGGACGGATGCGGAGGCCAATGGGCTGACCGAGGAGATCGAAGAGGTTCTGGTGCCGACCGAAGAGGTCATCGAGGTGCGCCGGGGCAAGAAGGTGACTGCAGAGCGGCGGTTCATGCCCGGCTACGTGCTGGTGCGGATGGACATGAGCGATGCGGGCTATCACCTGATCACCTCGATCAACCGGGTCACCGGCTTTCTGGGGCCGCAGGGCCGCCCGATGCCGATGCGGGACTCCGAGGTTGAGGCGATCCTTGGCCGCGTTGAAGAGGGTGAGGCCGCGCCGCGCAGCCTGATCACCTTCGAGGTGGGCGAGAACGTGAACGTGACCGACGGGCCGTTTGAGGGCTTCAGCGGCAACGTGGAGGAGGTCGACGACGAGGGCCAGCGCCTGAAGGTGACAGTGTCGATCTTTGGCCGCGCCACGCCGGTGGAGCTGGAGTTTACTCAGGTGACCAAGCAGGTTTGAGCGGATTGGCGGGCCGGGTGCCCGCCAGACGCAGCGTGAGGCCGCTCCGGTTGGGGCGGCCTTTTGCGTTCATGTCAGGCGCGGTGCGGTGCTAGGCGGCCTGATCGTAGGACGGGTGCGACCGCGAGATCGCGGCAAAGCCGCTGTAGCTGGTGCCGGTGAGGGCCTCGCGGATCACGGCTTCGGCCACATCGGCATTAGCCACGGAAAAGCCGATCCAGAGGGCGCCGCTGCTTTCGCCCGCGGGCATTTCGCGCGTGCCGGTTGAGCAGCCAAGCTCGGCCATCGCCAGCGAGGCCTCGATCAGCACCGCGGCCTCTTCGCAGAACTCGCGCGGCGTGGTGCGGCCGGGTGTGGCGTGGCGAATGTCATCGAGCCGGTAGCTGACCGCCAGCCACTGTTCTGGCGTGGCTGCGAAGCTCTTGTGATCCTGCATCATCATCGTGGTTTCTCCACATTCGTCTATCCCCTGTTAACCGTTTTCACCGCCGCTGGTGGCGAGATCGCGGCGCGATTGGGGCGATTGGCGGGCTGGCGTGGGTGACGTGGCGGCAAAAACGGGGCGGGTGGAGGCCTGCGGGCCGGTGCAGGGCCAGTGCAGGGCCTGCGGCGGCTTTGGCGCGCGCCCAGGGGCTTTGCTCGTTGCGACAAAGGGCGCAAAGGCGACAACAGGGGTTTGACGCAGGGCGCAAATGCTCCTATGACGCGGCTTCCTTCGTCCCCCGTCCGCATGGCGGGGCCGAATCGCGTGGGAGGGGCGGCGCTCGCGGGTGCCAAGCCAGACCACGTCAACATAAAGGCCGCGAAACGCGTTTCGTCGCCGTTGAGAAAGGAGAGCCAGAGATGGCCAAGAAAGTAGCTGGCACCATGAAGCTTCAGGTGCCCGCCGGACAAGCGAACCCCTCTCCGCCGGTTGGTCCGGCGCTGGGTCAGCGCGGCATCAACATCATGGAATTCTGCAAGGCGTTCAACGCCAAGACGCAGGAGATGGAGCCGGGTGCGCCCTGCCCGACCGTGATCACCTACTACCAGGACAAGTCGTTCTCGATGGATATCAAGACGCCCCCCGCGTCTTACTATCTGAAGAAGGCGGCCAAGGTGAAATCCGGGGCCAACACCCCGTCGCGCCAGACGGTTGGCTCTGTCACCGTGAAGCAGGTGCGCGAGATTGCCGAAGCCAAGATGAAAGATCTGAACGCGACCGATATCGAGGCCGCGATGAAGATCATCGTCGGGTCCGCGAACTCCATGGGCATCGAGGTGAAGTAAGATGGCAAAAATCGGAAAACGTACCCGCGCCGCTCGCGAAGCCTTTGAAGGCAAGCTGAACGTCACCGTGGAAGAGGCCGTGGCCCTGGTGAAGAACAACGCCAATGCGAAGTTCGACGAGACCGTCGAAATCGCGATGAACCTCGGCGTCGACCCGCGCCACGCCGACCAGATGGTGCGCGGCAAGGTTGCCCTGCCCAACGGCACCGGCAAAGAGGTTCGCGTGGCCGTGTTCGCCCGTGGCGAGAAGGCTGATGAGGCCAAGGCCGCTGGCGCCGACGTGGTTGGCGCGGAAGACCTGATGGAAACCGTGCAGGGCGGCAAGATCGACTTCGATCGCTGCATCGCCACGCCCGACATGATGCCGATCGTCGGCCGTCTCGGCAAAGTGCTCGGCCCGCGTAACCTGATGCCGAACCCCAAGGTCGGCACGGTGACGATGGACGTCAAGGAAGCCGTGGAAGCTGCCAAGGGCGGTGAAGTGCAGTTCAAGGCCGAGAAGGCCGGTGTTGTGCATGCCGGGATCGGCAAGGCCTCTTTCGACGAAGCCAAGCTGGTGGAAAACGTGCGCGCCTTTGTGGACGCCGTCTCCAAGGCCAAGCCGACCGGCGCGAAGGGCACCTACATGACGAAGATCGCGATTTCTTCGACCATGGGCCCGGGCGTGACCATCGAAGTGGACAACGCGCTGGGCAACTGAGCCCGGACAGCGACAGAGATTTGAGAGGGGCGGGCCGGTTGGCTCGCCCTTTTTCGTTGGGACGATGGGTGACGCTCGCCGCAAGCGGCATCGCCCCACCCGCCGTCCCGCAAGCCTGCGGCATTCTTGGCGCTTTTCATCGGAGTCGGCGTGCGGCATTCAGCCCGCATGGTTCGTGAGTTGCGCCAGACGCTGATCGCCTTTGCCGCCGCGCTTATGCTGGCGGTGATGGGGGCCGTTTCAGCGCATCATATGGGGCCGCCCTCGGAAGAGGCCGTGGAGGCCGCCGAGCTGCGGGCGCTGGGCTTTTCGGTGGAAGATCTGTGCGGCACGCCCGGTGCCGCCTCTGCCTATCACTGCCCGTTCTGTCACAAGCTGCCCGAGGCGCCGCGCCTTGCTGCGCCCGATGCCGCTGAGCGCCTTGTTCGGGTGATCCCCGAGCAGCGCGGGGCCGATTTGCTGCGCGGGCCGCAGCATATTTCTGACCACGTTTCCACCCGCGGGCCGCCGCGGGCCTGAGATTTCCAACAGATCGGTGGGCCATTGGGGCCTGCCAGCATGTGCGGTGCGGGATGGTCCTGCGCCCGGATTCTCATGGAGACAGATATGTTCAATCACACGATCAGGGCTGCATTCGCCCTGTGCCTCGCGGCGGGTGCCGCCGATGCCCATGCCACGCTGGAGCAGAAGGAGGCGGCCATTGGCGCAACGACCAAGATCACCCTGCGCGTGCCCCACGGCTGCGATGGGGAGGCGACGCATACGGTGCGGGTTGAGATCCCCGAGGGGTTTTATGCGGTGAAGCCGATGCCCAAGGCGGGCTGGGCGCTGGAGGTTGAGACGGGGGCTTATGAAACGCCCTATGACAACCACGGCACCGAGATGACCGAAGGCGTTCGGGCGGTGACGTGGAGCGGCGGCGATCTGCCGGATGCCTTTTATGACGAGTTCACCCTGCGCGGCGCGGTGGGGCCGCAGATGGAGGCGGGGGAGGTTTTGTTCTTCCCGGCGGTGCAGACCTGCGCCAATGGCACCGCTGAGTGGACCGATACCAGCGGTTCGCATGATGTAAGCGGGCCCGCGCCCAAGCTGACGCTTGTGGCCGGGGATGGCGGGCATGGCCACGCGCATGGCGCGGCCGAGAAGGTGACACTGGGCGCGCTGGAGATCACCGCGCCCGCCGCTGCCGCGACCCTGCCGAACCAGCCGGTGGCCGGGGGTTTCATGACCATCACCAACACCGGGAACGTGGACGATGTGCTGATTGGCGCACGCTCCGAGGCCGCCGGGCGCATGGAGGTGCACGAGATGGCCATGGAGGGCGACGTGATGAAGATGCGCCAGCTGGCCGATGGTTTGCCGATCCCGGCAGGGGAGACGGTGGCGCTGGAGCCGGGGGGTTACCACATCATGTTTATGGAGCTTGCCGGGCCGATGGTGGCCGGGGAAGAGGCTGAGGTGGTGCTGGTCTTCGAAAAGGCGGGCGAGGTTGCTGTGACCTTTCCGGTGAAGCCGCGTGACGAGATCGGCGGCAGCGGCGGCCATGGCGGGCACGGTGATCATGCCGGGCATGGGGGCAACTGATGGCACCAGCGCAAAAAGTAGCGCTGACCGTCGCGGGGGGGCTGGCTTTGCTGGCCCTCCTTGCGGTTGGTTGGTTTGCCGTTCTGGCCCCGACGATGACCGAGGAGGCTGCGATTGACCTTGGGCATGGCGACTATGTGCTGGAGGGCACCGATGGCGCGGCCTTCACCGAGGAGACGCTTCGCGGTGCGCCGACCGCGGTGTTCTTTGGCTTTGCCCATTGCCCCGAGGTTTGCCCGACGACGCTGGGCGATATCGACCTTTGGCAGGCGGAGCTGGCCGAGGAGGGACGCGATGCGTTGCGCAGCTATTTCGTGACGGTCGACCCGGAGCGGGATACGGTGGAGGTGATCGGGGATTACGTGTCTTGGGTGCCCGGTGTTGTGGGTGTTTCGGGCGCGCGCGAGGAGATCGACAAGGCGATTGCGGCTTTCCGGGTTTATGCCTCAAAAATCCCGCTGGAGGGCGGTGGCTACACGATGGATCACTCGGCCTTCGTGCTGCTGTTCGACGACCGGGGAAACTTCTTTGAGCCGATCCGCTACCAAGAGGAGTTGGAGAGTGCGATGGGCAAGATCCGGCGGGTGCAGGACATGTGAGCGCTGCGATGAGCAGGACACTTGAGGGCTGAGGCGGCCCGGGTGGCGGTGTTTGCCGCCACCTTTCGCCTTAGCTGCACACGTTGCCGGGCACGATGTTGCCTTGGCTGAGGGTCGTTCCGCCGAGCATATCCACGAAGACGGCGCGGGTGCCGTTGATCTGGACAAATTGACAGTCCGGCGCTTCGCCGGTGTAGGTGTAGCAGATCGAATCCCCGTTCATCCGCCAGTTTCCGGCGTAAACCTCGGTGTCACGCCCCACCACCAGCCCGCCGGGATCGTGGAACTCGCAATAGGATGTGCCGTCCGACAAGGCACCGACGATGCTGGCACCCGAGAGCGCTTGCTGCACCACGGCACCGGGGGTGTGTGGCACGGTCGGCAGGCTGAGGCAGGCGGACAGGGCGGCGAGGGCGATAATGGGTGTGTAGCGTGAAATGGGCATGGTGCGGGTCTCCTTGAATTCTGCAAGCCTGCACCATGACCCTGGGTAAAGCACGGTTTTTCTGCTGTAACGCAGGGCTGGCGGCTGGGGATTTGGCGGGCGCTGAGCCGGTGAGGGGCGGTGGTGGGCGAGTTGGGCAGGGCTGCCTTTTTGCCCGGCGCGGGGCCGTGGAACTGCGAATACCTGTGGGCTGGTTTCTGTGGGCGGCTGCGGGCGGCGTGGCATTGCCGCCTTGCGAATAAAGCAAAAATTACCGCCCTAAAGACCTGTCTCCGAGCGGCGCGGCGGGCCTTGGGAACATTCCAGTTGACATATCAAGTGAAGCCCGTAGATTAGCGTGAGTTGAATCATCAACTCCGCGTCCAGGGAGGGATGCGGGACTCTAGGGAGGACATCCATGAAACGCGCCACTCACGCGGCCCTCGCGGCCGTGATCGCTACCGCTTTGCCTGTTGCCGCCTCTGCGGACACCATCAAGGTTGGGGTGATCGCCCCCTTCTCCGGGCCCTTCGCCATTTACGGCAAGCAGTATCAGGAAGCGGTTGAAACCTATGTCGCCCAGCATGGCACCAGCGCTGGCGAGCATGAGATCGAGTTTATCTACAAGGATGTTGGCGGGCCGAACCCGGACCAGTCGCGCAGCCTTGCGCAAGAGCTGCTGATCCGTGACCAGGTGGATTATCTGGCCGGGTTCACCTTTACCCCCAACGCGCTGGCCGTCGCGCCGCTGATCGAGCAGAGCGAGACGCCGACGGTGATCTTCAACGCTGCGACCTCCTCGATCAACCGCGAGAGCGCGTTTTATCTGCGCACCAGCTACACGCTTTGGCAGGTGTCTGCGCCGCTGGCGGAATGGGCCTATGACCAAGGGATGCGCACGGCGGCGACGACCGTGACGGATTATGGCCCCGGGATCGACGCCGAGAACGCCTTCAAGGCGGCCTTCGAGGCCAAGGGGGGCGAGGTTGTGGATGCGATCCGCATGCCGCTTTCCACCACCGATTTCACCCCCTTCATCCAGCGCGTGCGGGACGAGGCACCGGATGCGGTGTTTGCCTTCCTGCCCGGCGGCCCGCCCACCTTTACCTACACCAAAACGTACAACGAGAACGGCCTTGCCGATGCGGGCATCAAGTTTCTCGGGACGGCGGAGACCGAAGAGGTGAACCTGCAGGGGCTGGGTGATGCGGCCATTGGGCTGACCACGGCCTATCACTACTCCGGCGCGCATGACTCGGAGGCCAACCGCGCCTTTCAGGCCAAGCTCAACGAGCTGTTCCCCGATGCCATCGCCAACTGGGCCTCGGTCGGGGCCTATGACGGCACGCATTTGATTTACCAGATGGTGGCCGCCGCTGGCACCGATGGCCCCGCCGCCGTGGAGGCTGCGAAGACCCTTGAATGGGAGAGCCCGCGCGGCCCGGTGAAGATGGACCCGGACGCCCGGACGCTGGTGCAGAATGTCTACATCCGCGAAGTCGCGCGGGACGAGGCGAGCGGCAAGCTGGTGAACCGGGAGACCGGCGTGATTGCCACCGTGGGCGACCTCGGCTGGGACAAGTGATCTTCTCCCCGGGCCTGCGCGTGCGGGCCCGGGGGCGATCCTGCGGAAAGATGACATGACCCTGCTTCTCAACATACTCGTGGACGGCGTTGCCTACGGGATGATCCTCTTCATGATCTCGGTTGGCCTGTCGGTCACCATGGGGCTGATGCGGGTGGTCAACCTGGCCCATGGCGGCTTTGCGCTGCTGGGCGGCACATTTGCCCATTGGTTCGCTGCCGACCTTGGCCTGCCGTTCTGGCCCGCCGCCGTGCTGGGGGTGGCCGCCACGGTGGCGCTTTCGCTGCCGCTTGAGCGGGTGATCTACCGCCGGATCTACGGCTTTACCGATCTGCAACAGGTGCTGGCGACCATCGGGCTGACCTTTTTGATGATCGCGAGCGTTAACCTCTGGCAAGGCTCGAGCCTGCTGTCGATCCCCCTGCCGGAGAGCCTGAAGGCCAGTGTGGACCTCGGCTTTCGCACCTTGCCGGTGCATCGGCTGGTGGTGATCGTTGCCGGGGCTGCGGTTGTGCTGGGGCTCTGGGCGCTGCTGGAGCGCACGCGCTTTGGCATGC from Oceanicola sp. D3 includes the following:
- the greA gene encoding transcription elongation factor GreA, yielding MDKIPMTRAGHTALDTELKQLKSVERPAIIKAIAEAREHGDLSENAEYHSAKEKQSFIEGRIKEIEGVLSLSDVIDPARLSGSIKFGATVTVADEDTDEEKTWQIVGEHEADIERGLLNIKSPIARALIGKDEGDSVEVRTPGGDKSYEVLSIKYI
- a CDS encoding phosphatase PAP2 family protein, with amino-acid sequence MRNFLRFVAFYFLAGVAFVVLVRDDPVALILDLGASLPTSAIFFVQKAWWLILAFVALFFVLPKGELVSRIPRAFVVLMACNLFFLTFTMVKTSLPYALPFWADPPLAEIDRLLHFGVDPYVLTHAVGSWIPPGAAMALYMGIWLVPAMYLPVILVLFDGDRARVGRFLLLYCVGWALLGSVLALGGMSAGPIFYDRLLGGERFAGLIAALEASGISDSTVGGVQDFLWSVYESGTQGVGSGISAFPSVHVGMACVVSLYLYERARWLAPLALAVVAAFQFLSVHLGWHYAVDGYVSIAVIVATWAWAKRRQSAKAAPEMADFSPETI
- a CDS encoding phosphatase PAP2 family protein, translating into MFGNAIAHLRRGADQPFHAHEVSWFLRFALLYFIAASILVGSLVGLNAVAVPAMGGGINFFFFIRDVLLGVFPVLIVLFIVIGWQRIKLRGGALLKVFAACVIMQSGFTMMKGSLPMLMPFYADPFFADLDLALHGVDPWVWAHGLIGMGEGQKLFLAYTTLWGVWALLFPVILVVVDSDRARVKRFMILFLSAWVLLGNVVAFGGLSVGPIFYDRLLGGERFAGLIAVLNDGGIQQTTIGMTQDALWRLYSQGAESIGSGISAFPSVHVAVASVAAFYLAERSRWLALPGFGYLALVLFLSVYTGYHYAVDGYASILVIGALWAALKWHAAARSARAESPAGALAPAE
- a CDS encoding SDR family NAD(P)-dependent oxidoreductase, translated to MQTQSPIALITGGSRGLGRAMATHLAQSGVTPIITYHSNTTAAEEVVAEARAAGVEAAALQLNTEDTASFAAFAEALPNTLATLGGTRLDILVNNAGYGAHTPIGETSEADFDAMMQVHVKGPYFLTQSLLPLLADGARVLNVSSGLTRFSFPGMAAYSMAKGAVEVMTRYMALELGARGIAVNTLAPGAIETDFGGGMVRDDPEMKARISEMSAMGRPGLPEDIGTAVAALLAGPSNWITGQRIEASGGTLL
- a CDS encoding AraC family transcriptional regulator translates to MDHRALIAALNDHADRVGDGNMPLESGVPGLLLMRCGRVTELEPVVYQPVLCVVLQGAKEVWSGEVPYIFRAGQSSVVTCDLPTRARVLEAPYLSLALQIDVGMLTELAAEMNKPSDERPEAVSQGVADAALMDGLTRLYRLKDTPAAIDQLAPLIRRELHFWLLNSSHGPALAALARRDSHASRIARATAEIRRSYDAPLRVAALARLAGMSASTFHDHFKAMTGTTPLQFQKRLRLVEARRLIEADGKSVSQAAFAVGYESPTQFSREFSRMFGAPPSRMQRAVARV
- a CDS encoding YncE family protein, with the translated sequence MKRIAAAIALSASLALPAAANLPTGGLGGFSLSPDGTTLLAGGDNRVIYMIDTATMEVKDRIWSPTMPVWIDHSADGSLVYVLDSDDLLTAYAAADMSKKWEIQRVRDMAFRPEAQRIVIWKGVSGGSEIAVIDAATGGQVKTVTTPEPLAIESAGLSDDGTTLLAITRQQKTEDETKEKPGDDVKGLEKEIFRKKHDGYVSSLLKIDLEAGTTEALPSWYSASNFDDIRAVGEQVFYLKPGSDPMVLGADGEVTMLDLQRTNGDYVEISPDGSEMVAGDGGKVSFIPVTGGAPLTLGVEDLPGWFEKTQGFEYLPDGKVLAVTDGWRIVVIDRAAGTATAYPVY
- the secE gene encoding preprotein translocase subunit SecE — protein: MASANPLQFIQQVRTEVGKVVWPTRREVVLTTVMVFIMAMLTGAFFFLVDWLIRTGLTQILGMFG
- the nusG gene encoding transcription termination/antitermination protein NusG codes for the protein MAKRWYSVAVLSNFEKKVAEQIRTDAEANGLTEEIEEVLVPTEEVIEVRRGKKVTAERRFMPGYVLVRMDMSDAGYHLITSINRVTGFLGPQGRPMPMRDSEVEAILGRVEEGEAAPRSLITFEVGENVNVTDGPFEGFSGNVEEVDDEGQRLKVTVSIFGRATPVELEFTQVTKQV